In Rhodamnia argentea isolate NSW1041297 chromosome 4, ASM2092103v1, whole genome shotgun sequence, the following proteins share a genomic window:
- the LOC115741086 gene encoding protein FATTY ACID EXPORT 2, chloroplastic-like, producing MAENLLTLRNSQSSLLLLPRQPTFSSLRQHPQARPSGLRFSLPRTPICCNLSARPNRSKGLKAPGVLSADSRTSEGVFTVDSEGKGISVEPDATNGGGFGDLGGGGGGGGEGGGGGGGGGGGGGEGKGKGEGGSSEGNSEKKPGMSMSQKLTLGYAALVGVGGVMGYMKSGSQKSLAAGGLSAAVLYYVYTQLPSNPVFASSIGLGISAALLGIMGSRFKKSGKIFPAGVVSLVSLVMTAGYMHGILRSVH from the exons ATGGCGGAGAATTTGCTGACGCTCCGTAACTCACAgtcttctcttctccttctccctcgACAGCCCACCTTCTCTTCCTTGCGACAACACCCTCAAGCTCGCCCATCTGGCCTCCGATTCTCGCTCCCCAGGACACCCATTTGCTGTAACTTGAGCGCGAGGCCGAATCGCTCCAAGGGCCTTAAAGCTCCCGGGGTTTTGTCGGCTGATTCTAGAACTTCAGAGGGCGTATTCACCGTTGACTCGGAGGGTAAGGGTATAAGCGTAGAGCCAGACGCGACTAACGGTGGTGGGTTCGGCGATttgggcggcggcggaggcggcggaggagaaggaggaggaggaggcggcggcggcggcggcggtggtggtgaggGTAAGGGCAAGGGTGAAGGGGGATCGTCGGAGGGCAATAGCGAGAAGAAGCCGGGGATGTCGATGTCGCAGAAGTTGACTCTGGGCTATGCTGCACTCGTTGGAG TGGGTGGAGTCATGGGGTATATGAAGAGTGGAAGTCAGAAGTCTCTTGCTGCTGGAGGTCTGTCAGCCGCAGTATTGTACTATGTCTACACTCAGCTTCCATCTAATCCAGTTTTTGCATCTTCTATAGGGCTGG GTATATCAGCTGCCCTTCTGGGAATAATGGGCTCACGCTTTAAGAAATCAGGGAAGATATTCCCAGCAGGTGTAGTATCCTTGGTCTCTCTGGTTATGACTGCGGGCTACATGCACGGAATTTTGCGGAGTGTTCACTAA
- the LOC115741011 gene encoding protein TIFY 3B — MEGKSGDAMKAVEEEVVPGKESSGEAKSESSSETNELLGSAKNDVAKQADAGSRDLSMVQPWTNDATGNRPAAMSTQLTIFYGGNVSVFDAIPPEKVREIMLIAAAAVAKPGDVKSSGSYGPSSPALTRSPSLQSTATALASPKPQLYPMQQNPLCKLQADLPIARRHSLQRFFEKRRDRLVNKIPYPNPSGSKLAEDKQTGLGTMASSHVSHDEKPLVPQEENQLKATVQIA, encoded by the exons ATGGAAGGGAAATCTGGAGATGCGATGAAGGCTGTGGAAGAGGAGGTGGTTCCAGGCAAGGAAAGCTCCGGGGAGGCCAAGAGTGAGAGCTCGAGCGAGACGAATGAGCTTCTGGGTAGCGCCAAGAACGACGTCGCAAAGCAAGCCGACGCTGGATCTCGCGATCTGAGCATGGTCCAGCCTTGGACGAACGATGCCACCGGCAACAG GCCTGCGGCAATGTCGACCCAGCTTACCATTTTTTACGGTGGAAATGTCAGCGTGTTTGATGCAATTCCGCCAGAAAAG GTCCGTGAAATCATGCTAATTGCTGCGGCGGCGGTGGCTAAGCCTGGGGATGTGAAGAGCAGCGGGAGCTATGGCCCGTCTTCACCAGCTCTTACAAGGTCCCCTTCACTGCAAAGTACTGCCACTGCTTTGGCTTCACCCAAGCCTCAGCTCTACCCAATGCAGCAAAACCCGCTTTGCAAGTTGCAAGCTG ATTTACCAATTGCTAGGAGGCACTCCCTGCAGCGATTCTTTGAGAAACGGCGTGATAG GTTGGTGAACAAGATACCATATCCAAATCCATCAGGATCAAAACTGGCTGAAGACAAACAAACCGGTCTCGGAACAATGGCTTCCTCCCATGTCAGTCATGATGAAAAGCCCCTTGTGCCTCAGGAAGAGAATCAGCTGAAGGCCACAGTGCAGATTGCGTGA
- the LOC115741010 gene encoding hepatocyte growth factor-regulated tyrosine kinase substrate: protein MEPPPFQEAARCDVCKCSFNTFRRRHHCRCCGRTLCYEHSSNQMALPQFGIHSLVRVCADCYNNPSQPAKGDGQASVEGVDHVTDSVSKLDISDDVPEEKPIAEHQPGQGVPDCKCGMPLCICEAPAPFVDALHLQTKTTSTTSQSSQRPKRDPVPKNRGSTSTSNNSSVLSAGQVSNGAPERPKMDYDVNGEGLREAIKNDDAAAVKKLLSEGVDPNYHDKQGMSLLHLAAVFNRTDIAFILMACGASLDYRNAQGETPLDCAPVTLQYKMRQKMEEGC from the exons ATGGAGCCCCCTCCCTTCCAAGAAGCAGCTCGCTGCGATGTTTGCAAATGCAGCTTCAACACTTTCAGGCGACGC CATCATTGCAGATGCTGCGGAAGGACCTTGTGTTATGAACATTCGTCAAATCAAATG GCTTTGCCGCAATTTGGTATCCACTCACTTGTCAGAGTTTGTGCAGATTGTTATAACAACCCTTCTCA ACCTGCAAAGGGTGATGGTCAAGCTTCAGTAGAGGGAGTCGATCATGTTACAGATTCAGTTTCTAAATTAGACATCAGTGACGATGTTCCAGAGGAAAAACCAATTGCAGAACACCAACCTGGCCAAGGTGTTCCAGACTGTAAATGTGGGATGCCTTTATGCATTTGTGAAGCTCCTGCCCCATTCGTCGATGCACTTCACTTGCAG ACAAAAACCACTTCCACTACTTCTCAGTCAAGCCAAAGACCCAAAAGGGACCCTGTTCCGAAGAATAGGGGTTCCACTTCAACCAGCAATAATTC GTCAGTTTTGAGTGCTGGTCAAGTTTCCAATGGCGCTCCAGAGAGACCTAAGATGGATTATGATGTAAATGGCGAG GGTCTAAGGGAAGCAATAAAGAATGATGACGCTGCTGCAGTTAAGAAACTTCTCAGTGAG GGAGTGGACCCTAATTACCATGACAAACAGGGAATGTCTTTGCTGCAtttg GCCGCAGTTTTTAACCGAACGGACATTGCTTTTATCCTCATGGCGTGTGGAGCAAGCTTGGATTACAGGAATGCACAGG